Within the Deltaproteobacteria bacterium genome, the region TTTTCAAAGGGGAATCCTTACAAGGTCACCACGAACTCTGAACTGGAGGGGATCGGGAAGACGTTAGTAGAGTAAGATTTGACCGTATGTGTAAACATCATCCCCCAAGTCCGCTTTATCTATTATTGCAATGTTAAGATCTGGGACGAGACTGAAACCCTCCTGTTGATCAAGAACAGAGAGGAACTTTGTAAAGGATAAGGAGCAGGATCAGAGAGTTGCATAACTATGAAATCCTGGAGATCGCCGCGATAGGGCTGGATGGGGAGATTTGGCTTTTTT harbors:
- the cutA gene encoding divalent cation tolerance protein CutA — protein: MTVCVNIIPQVRFIYYCNVKIWDETETLLLIKNREELCKG